Proteins encoded in a region of the Triplophysa dalaica isolate WHDGS20190420 chromosome 10, ASM1584641v1, whole genome shotgun sequence genome:
- the gpr88 gene encoding probable G-protein coupled receptor 88, with product MPNATDAPLSECALGRGSRISLTTIYSFMCVLGTILNLSVIYLVVTFKKLRTASNAFIVNGCVADLLVCAFWMPHEAVSTSTGRFLVVGYHAFKEALLFLGITVSLLSHSLIAVNRYVLITKTPAVYQSLYQKRNTEWMIAGSWLISLGSLFPWLTSFRYPPERCRDAEDAGAASAPASFARGTSVSVLSSPFAAGTLAVTIIGQTCIVVYCYLKIFRRVQISVKRVSILNFQIVNNLPYSFPRKDKRLGFFVLALCFIFILTTEPIFWVLVAGLFVPVSMALWTSTWIVFCTIFVSNPFLYTWKNEEFRKSFRSVMRGDFLRGSTVGVEPITINTISHIFPRQNSRRAFLGEMN from the coding sequence ATGCCAAACGCCACGGACGCGCCGCTGTCCGAATGCGCGCTGGGACGTGGATCGCGCATATCGTTGACCACGATCTACTCCTTCATGTGCGTTTTGGGCACCATCCTCAATCTCTCGGTCATCTATCTGGTCGTCACCTTCAAGAAGCTCCGCACAGCCAGCAATGCGTTCATCGTGAACGGCTGCGTGGCTGATCTATTGGTGTGCGCTTTTTGGATGCCCCACGAAGCGGTGTCCACCTCCACCGGAAGATTCCTGGTGGTCGGGTACCACGCGTTCAAAGAAGCGCTGTTGTTTCTGGGAATCACGGTGTCTTTGCTTTCGCATTCGCTTATTGCTGTGAATCGCTATGTTTTGATCACCAAAACCCCCGCTGTATATCAAAGCCTGTATCAGAAGAGAAACACCGAATGGATGATCGCCGGATCCTGGCTCATCTCTCTAGGTTCTTTGTTTCCGTGGCTCACGTCCTTCAGGTACCCCCCTGAGAGATGCAGGGATGCTGAGGATGCGGGCGCAGCATCAGCACCAGCATCCTTCGCGAGGGGGACGTCGGTGTCCGTCTTGTCGAGTCCGTTCGCCGCCGGCACGTTGGCGGTCACTATCATCGGACAGACTTGTATCGTGGTGTATTGCTACTTGAAAATCTTCCGTCGGGTGCAAATAAGCGTGAAACGAGTCAGTATTTTGAATTTCCAAATCGTGAACAATCTTCCCTATTCGTTCCCGAGAAAAGACAAGCGTTTGGGGTTCTTCGTCCTCGCGTTGTGCTTCATATTCATCCTCACAACCGAACCCATTTTTTGGGTTCTCGTCGCGGGACTGTTCGTGCCCGTGTCTATGGCACTTTGGACTTCGACGTGGATTGTTTTCTGCACTATATTCGTGTCCAATCCATTTCTGTACACCTGGAAAAACGAGGAGTTCAGGAAGTCGTTTAGATCGGTGATGAGAGGAGATTTCTTGAGGGGATCAACGGTTGGGGTCGAACCCATCACCATCAATACCATTTCTCACATTTTCCCACGACAGAACAGCCGAAGGGCATTCTTAGGTGAAATGAACTAA
- the vcam1b gene encoding vascular cell adhesion protein 1b, whose product MDFTLLVFLLLPVVAASHKVDLPPQVVFKMGDRRELACSMRSCPGELTFVWASLEDKPLFVDVENKPTESVLIFENVTKNHENTVLCKATCGKETKQAKTTIKVYSFPRNPVISGNDGLILGEENVLTCEVSHVYPSEYLEVQLLQGDTVLQTKEGELGGDGLMITHKFRPSSEDDGNGVTCRASLNMNHIESDGMTRETTGLLRVLSAPHNVRVSGFAAVSLGSGFTLTCEAEGSPELAFTWTALKPDGQRVEMGKLRELFVRNVSLTDAGIYRCEVSNRLGSQTADVSVVVKAPPMETIIEARPQTVPKEGDSISIYCKSDGVQVKLIILRLMVDGRETELKTSVGAETTFTIDSVKLSDSGLYVCEAFNEYGRQRATLDLTVEKHFLEVALQPDGVIVAERGSGHALSCQASGCPQPTFSWRRLENLPTWGLTKTRGFLSQLFFDPVELEDEGTYICEVTCGSVAESKQTEIKLFSFPSSPVVESSGPSLEGETVRLTCSVRDVFPADLFQIMWMDGEKELFSEARTFSSRLQNLTSGLSYALKAKDNDRLITCKVLLDMVGVLPAHAVKTSSTVLSLHYPPRGTRIKVSPQGDLKEGESVSISCLSDSVPLGRVVLRRVVDAIETELKANDGAETSVILPSIELGDSGLYVCEAFNQYGSHQESVQVIVKTPPRNTTVEVLPSSEVQEGQNVTICCNSVSFPPPAVVLRRLDSDTVIHSPDGVFQLINLTPNDTGLYQVNVTNDLGYETEIFLINVKEKRFESTPSWNDFVTPTVCLGSALALLGIIVYLWRESKTGSYDLTKCNADTV is encoded by the exons ATGGATTTTactttgcttgtgtttttactTCTGCCAGTTGTTG CTGCTTCACATAAGGTGGACCTGCCCCCCCAAGTTGTGTTCAAAATGGGAGACAGGAGGGAGCTGGCGTGCAGCATGCGCTCGTGCCCGGGCGAGTTGACGTTTGTTTGGGCTTCGTTAGAGGACAAGCCGCTATTTGTCGATGTTGAAAACAAGCCCACGGAGTCCGTGCTGATCTTCGAAAATGTCACGAAGAATCACGAAAACACCGTGCTGTGCAAAGCGACCTGTGGGAAGGAGACGAAACAGGCGAAAACTACGATTAAAGTTTATT CTTTTCCAAGAAACCCAGTCATATCCGGGAATGATGGCTTGATACTGGGCGAAGAGAACGTCCTGACCTGTGAAGTATCTCACGTATACCCTTCAGAGTACCTTGAAGTACAATTGTTACAAGGAGACACGGTTCTTCAGACTAAAGAAGGAGAACTCGGTGGAGATGGTCTGATGATAACTCATAAATTCAGACCTTCAAGTGAGGATGATGGGAATGGCGTAACCTGCCGAGCATCGCTTAATATGAACCATATAGAATCTGATGGGATGACAAGGGAAACAACTGGACTCTTGAGGGTTCTTT CTGCACCTCATAATGTGAGAGTGTCTGGATTTGCTGCCGTCTCTCTGGGATCTGGTTTTACTTTGACCTGTGAGGCCGAGGGCAGCCCTGAGCTTGCGTTTACATGGACGGCCCTCAAACCAGATGGCCAGCGGGTTGAAATGGGAAAACTTAGAGAGCTCTTTGTGCGCAACGTGTCCCTGACTGATGCGGGTATTTACCGGTGTGAAGTTAGCAATCGATTGGGAAGCCAAACGGCTGACGTTTCTGTTGTCGTTAAAG CACCCCCAATGGAGACAATCATTGAAGCAAGACCGCAAACAGTTCCGAAGGAAGGAGACTCCATAAGCATCTACTGCAAGTCCGACGGGGTCCAGGTGAAGCTCATTATTTTGAGACTCATGGTGGACGGCCGAGAAACAGAGCTGAAGACCAGCGTTGGGGctgaaacaacatttacaattgATTCTGTCAAGCTGTCTGACTCTGGATTGTATGTGTGCGAGGCTTTCAATGAGTACGGACGTCAGAGAGCCACTCTCGATCTAACCGTTGAAA AGCATTTCCTTGAAGTGGCGCTACAACCAGACGGTGTGATTGTGGCAGAGCGTGGCTCCGGTCATGCGCTTTCCTGTCAGGCTTCAGGTTGCCCTCAGCCCACGTTCTCCTGGAGGCGTCTTGAGAATCTGCCGACCTGGGGCCTAACAAAGACCAGGGGCTTCCTGTCCCAGCTGTTCTTCGACCCAGTGGAGTTGGAAGATGAGGGAACTTATATTTGTGAGGTCACATGTGGCTCAGTTGCGGAGTCTAAACAGACCGAAATTAAGTTGTTCT CATTCCCTTCAAGTCCCGTCGTAGAAAGTTCTGGACCTTCTCTGGAGGGGGAGACGGTACGCTTGACCTGCAGCGTTCGGGATGTTTTTCCAGCCGACCTTTTCCAAATTATGTGGATGGATGGGGAGAAAGAACTCTTCTCTGAAGCTAGAACGTTTTCAAGTCGACTGCAGAATCTGACATCAGGGTTGTCTTATGCCTTAAAAGCCAAAGACAACGACAGATTGATCACCTGCAAAGTCTTGTTGGACATGGTTGGTGTGCTGCCAGCGCATGCCGTAAAGACATCTTCGACTGTATTGTCCCTTCACT atcCTCCCAGAGGAACCAGGATAAAGGTGAGCCCACAGGGCGATTTGAAGGAAGGAGAATCTGTGAGCATTTCCTGTCTGTCCGACAGCGTCCCGTTGGGTCGTGTGGTTCTGAGGAGGGTGGTGGACGCTATAGAAACAGAGCTGAAGGCCAATGACGGGGCTGAAACATCAGTTATACTTCCTTCCATCGAGCTGGGTGACTCTGGCCTGTATGTGTGCGAAGCTTTTAACCAGTATGGAAGCCACCAAGAAAGTGTTCAAGTTATTGTGAAAA CACCACCCAGAAATACGACGGTGGAGGTCTTACCATCCTCTGAGGTTCAGGAGGGCCAAAATGTCACCATCTGTTGTAACTCCGTGAGCTTTCCTCCACCTGCTGTGGTCCTCAGGAGGCTGGATAGCGATACTGTGATCCACTCTCCCGATGGCGTCTTTCAGTTGATCAACCTCACTCCAAACGACACAGGCCTGTACCAGGTCAACGTCACCAATGACTTGGGCTACGAGACGGAGATTTTCCTTATCAACGTGAAGG AAAAACGCTTTGAGTCCACACCTAGCTGGAATGATTTTGTAACCCCCACAGTTTGCCTGGGATCTGCATTGGCGTTACTTGGCATAATCGTTTATCTCTGGAGGGAAAGTAAGACGGGGTCGTACGATCTCACCAAATGCAATGCGGACACTGTATAG